In Methanofervidicoccus sp. A16, the sequence CTCAGCGTCCCTCTTCATCTTCAAGGGATCTACACCTACAGCCTCTGCAACATCTATCTTATTTATAACAGTGAGATCTGCAGTTTTAAATATCATGGGATGTTTCTTAACTGTATCGTCTCCCTCTGTAACACTTATTACAACTATTCTCTTATGGGCACCGAGATCGAAATCTGTAGGACATATTAAATTCCCCACATTCTCTATAAAGAGTATATCTAACTCCTCCAAGTTAAGATCCTCCAGAGCATGACTTACTAAATGAGCATCTAAGTGGCACTCCTTGCCAGTGTTCAAGGGAACAACCTCCACACCATATTTCTTAAACCTCTCTGCATCGTACTTGGCTATAACATCCCCTGCAATACATCCTATATTGTATCTGTCCTTTAATTTTTCAATTAACTTCTCTATAAGTAATGTCTTCCCACTACCAATGGCACCCATGAAGTCAAAGGCGGTGACGTTATACTTATCTAAAAGTGCCCTGTTCTTATCTGCAAGTTTCTTATTGGCCTTTAAAAGATCTCTTTCAACGTCCAAAACACTT encodes:
- the hypB gene encoding hydrogenase nickel incorporation protein HypB; protein product: MHFVSVLDVERDLLKANKKLADKNRALLDKYNVTAFDFMGAIGSGKTLLIEKLIEKLKDRYNIGCIAGDVIAKYDAERFKKYGVEVVPLNTGKECHLDAHLVSHALEDLNLEELDILFIENVGNLICPTDFDLGAHKRIVVISVTEGDDTVKKHPMIFKTADLTVINKIDVAEAVGVDPLKMKRDAESINDKMEVVLTSLKTNEGLDKVVDFIVRSKEGSLK